The following coding sequences are from one Coffea arabica cultivar ET-39 chromosome 11e, Coffea Arabica ET-39 HiFi, whole genome shotgun sequence window:
- the LOC140021379 gene encoding abscisic acid receptor PYL4-like produces MVFQPPPTVSSDHNPVLQPNECSSTLFQTIAAPASVVWALVSDFENPQRYKPFVRSCRIIDGQANQVGCLRRVDVASGLPASYSIERLEILDHDQRICGFSIVSGDHRLSNYRSIMSLYPNGSNETAVVETYVIDAAEANTKEETCAFVDTIVKLNLRTLSRVAEDLAGKAQQQV; encoded by the coding sequence ATGGTTTTTCAGCCTCCCCCAACCGTTTCCAGCGACCACAACCCTGTTTTGCAGCCGAACGAATGTTCATCTACTTTGTTCCAAACTATCGCAGCTCCTGCCTCCGTCGTTTGGGCTCTGGTTTCCGACTTTGAAAATCCTCAACGCTACAAGCCGTTCGTGAGATCCTGCAGAATCATAGATGGCCAGGCGAACCAAGTCGGATGCTTACGCCGTGTGGATGTCGCGTCAGGACTTCCAGCCTCCTATAGCATCGAGCGGCTGGAGATTCTTGATCATGATCAGCGCATCTGCGGGTTCAGCATTGTCAGCGGCGACCACCGGTTGTCGAACTATCGCTCGATCATGAGCCTATACCCCAATGGCAGCAATGAGACGGCGGTTGTGGAGACTTACGTGATTGATGCGGCCGAGGCCAACACGAAAGAAGAGACGTGTGCCTTTGTGGATACGATCGTGAAACTGAATTTGCGGACCCTGTC